A portion of the Gigantopelta aegis isolate Gae_Host chromosome 10, Gae_host_genome, whole genome shotgun sequence genome contains these proteins:
- the LOC121384643 gene encoding uncharacterized protein LOC121384643: protein MSDRIPKSVMENICIRKCGSHGKCTSGVCVCDDGYTGETCDVSASVPPQVIPVNPSGGACDVGSADCSQVALFGFDFVESSTLTCHYEYIQVEETVKVTGEHGVVSAEFISMYQVNCHLPRSQSAYISVSNDGRAKSAARYLHVVHDAKCYSCDILQDGAQAKCSRQADTCMIGDACFQSGEKRGSDKCQICDPLKDQTQWVKNPDPLCNAERLNGAEAQWRRN, encoded by the exons ATGAGTGATCGCATACCAAAGTCAGTCATGGAAAATATCTGCATCCGCAAGTGTGGCAGCCACGGAAAGTGTACATCTG gtgtctgtgtgtgtgacgATGGATACACAGGAGAGACGTGTGACGTCAGCGCCAGCGTCCCGCCACAGGTGATCCCCGTCAACCCCAGCGGGGGCGCGTGCGATGTCGGCAGCGCGGACTGTTCCCAGGTGGCGCTGTTCGGATTCGACTTCGTGGAATCTAGCACCCTGACGTGTCATTACGAATACATACAG GTGGAGGAGACTGTCAAAGTGACAGGCGAGCACGGCGTAGTGAGTGCCGAGTTTATCAGCATGTACCAAGTGAACTGTCACCTACCCAGGAGTCAGAGCGCCTACATCTCCGTCAGCAATGATGGGCGGGCCAAGAGCGCTGCTCGCTACCTCCATGTGGTTCACGACGCCAAGTGTTACAGCTGCGACATACTACAAGATGGCGCACAGGCCAAGTGTTCTAGACAG GCAGACACGTGTATGATTGGGGACGCGTGTTTCCAGTCCGGAGAGAAACGTGGGAGTGACAAGTGTCAGATCTGTGACCCGCTGAAAGATCAAACACAATGGGTTAAAAACCCAG ATCCACTGTGTAATGCTGAGAGGTTGAACGGTGCTGAAGCGCAATGGAGGAGAAAttga